The Spirulina subsalsa PCC 9445 region GCCAGCGCAATGTTTTCCCGGTTCCTTCAGCGGGCATTCATCCGGGGATTTTCCCCCAAGTGATTCAAGACTATGGCACGGATGTAATTCTCAATGCAGGTACGGGGATTATGGATCATCCCGAAAGCCCGGCCTCTGGGGTACGCGCCTTTTTTGAGGCTTGGGAACGATGGCAAGGGGGGGAATCTTTTGATCTAACCTGTTTACCCGAGGGGGCGTTAAAGCAGGCTGTGGAGAAGTGGGGAGGGGCTTGATGGGCTGACCTCTTCAATTAGGGTCTGCTGAATATCCCTCTAAGCACTGTTACTAGGACTTTTAGCCGTTTATACCCAATTAAATAGGGTCTGCTGAATAACACGCCTATGCTAGGCTCAACAAGGGAACAGGGAACTCTTAACAGGGAACAGATCATCTAAAACTGGCACGATTGCCTATTCCCGACTCCCGACTCCCGACTCCCGACTCCCGATTCCCCAACTCTCGGACTTATTCAGCAAGCCCTAAATAGACTTGAAGGCAAAAACCTGAATTTCCCCTGTTCCCTTGACTTCTCACAGCGAGAAAGTGCAAGGTTTTAGGGATAAATCATCAAAAAGGCTTGCTTTTTTCCGACTCTCTCTCCCCCTGTTCCCCGTTCCCTAACCCCACCAGCAGACTTATTCAGCAAGCCCCAATGATAACGAGTCGGCGAATGAAGTATCCACTCACCTTGAGGCCGTGGAGCGTCAACCGTCTATTAATCGCGAAGCACCATGATGAAATTCCCTTTAATGATGATTGCCCTTGGTTTAGTGTTGCTCTTGAGTGCTTGCTCTGGGGCAACGCCCCCGATTTCTCTGGCTCCTGGGATGGATATTATTAAAAAGGCGATCGCACTCCAAGTTGAACAAACCCAAGAGCAACTGAGCGAACAACTGGCGGCCTCCCATCCCCAGTTAGATATTTCTCAGGTCAAACTCAAAGCCATTGAACCCCTGTATCTGGCGAAACTCCCCACCTACCATATACAAGGAACTTATAATCTAGACATTGACCTACCCAATCAAAAAGTCAGCCAAAAACAAAACAGTTTTGACGTTTACCTCCAACGGCAACGGGAAGGGAAAACGTGGCGCTGGTTAAAGCGAGATGTTTCTAATCCCGATGAATCCCCCCTTTGGCGAACTTACTGGATTCATTGATTCATTAGGGCTTGGGGAATAACATCAGATTCCCCAAGCCCTAGGTATTTTAACTTTAATTGACTTAAAAAATGACCTAGTATGCTACCACTCATTTTGAGTAAAGAATTCTATCTATAATTTTTTCTTTATCTCTGCCAGTTTTACAATGAATACAGCAGTTTTAAGGGAACTGCGTAACGCCTTGGACTGGATCAGATCAAATTGTTGGCAAGAGGAAGAATAAAATGACCGTCGCCGATCAAACTGTGGCAGGGTATCGACTCATTGAACAAATTTATGACGGTTCGCGAACTGCCGTTTACCGGGCAATTCCGGGCTTATCGGGGGAAATCCTTCAAGGGGATTCCGTCATTATTAAACTCTTGCAACAAGATTATCCAAGCTTCAACGATTTACTCCAATTTCGTAATCAATACACCATTGCCAAAAACCTCAATATTCCGGGGATTGTCCATCCCTACGGCTTAGAAACCTATCAACACAGTTATCTATTAGTTATGGAGGATTGTGGGGGGGTTGCCCTGCGGGATTATGTGCGTTGTGAACGTCTGAGCCTGCCAAAAGTGTTAAATATTGCTATTCAACTCGCGCAGATTCTCTATGATCTTCATCAGGCGAATGTCATCCATAAGGACATTAAACCTGCAAATATTCTGATTCAACCCAATAGTGAAAAAATCAAACTCATTGATTTTAGTATTGCCTCTCTGTTACCGAAAGAAACCCAATCGTTGCAAAATCCCACAGGTTTAGAGGGAACGTTAGCCTATATTGCCCCAGAACAAACAGGGCGGATGAATCGAGGGATTGATTACCGGGCGGATTTTTACGCGTTGGGGGTAACATTGTTTGAATTGTTAGCGGGGGAATTACCTTTTTCAAGTAATGAACCCCTCGAATTAGTCCATTGTCATATTGCCAAAACACCACCTACTCTGAGTTTAGAACAAGCACCAGAAATGGTAAATGCTATTGTGCAGAAGTTAATGGCGAAAAATGCGGAGGATCGTTATCAAAGTGCTTGGGGGTTAAAACATGACTTGGAAATGTGCCTTGAACAGTGGCTAAGAAAGGGGAAAATTGAGCCGTTTGATCTCGGAGAACGGGATCAGTGCGATCGCTTTTTAATTCCCGAAAAACTCTATGGCCGCGCTGGGGAAGTCCAAGCTCTTCTAGAGGCTTTTGAGCGCGTCACAGAATCCGGGGCGGAATTTGTGCTGGTGGCGGGTTTTTCCGGCATTGGTAAAACGGCGGTTGTCCATGAAGTGCATAAACCCATTGCCCGACAACGGGGTTATTTTATTCAGGGCAAATTTGACCAGTTTAATCGCAATGTGCCGTTTTGTGCTTTTGTGCAGGCTTTCCGGGATTTAGTCAATCAACTGCTTTCGGAGTCCAGCCTAGAATTGCAGACTTGGCGGGAACAAATCCAAGGGAGCTTAGGAGAGAATGCCCAAGCTATCTTAGAAGTATTACCAGAACTAGAGCGCATTATTGGGCTACAGCCTCCGGTGCCAGAACTATCTGGGACGGCGGCTCAAACTCGCTTTAATCTATTGTTTCAGGGCTTAATTCAGGTTTTTGCTACGGCGAAACATCCTTTAGTGATCTTTCTGGATGATTTGCAATGGGCCGATTCTGCCTCCTTAAAGTTGATGGAATTGTTAATGGCGGAGGGAGAAAGTGGACATTTTTTGTTAATTGGGGCTTATCGGGATAATGAGGTATTTCAAGCCCATCCCTTAATGCTCATGTTGCAGGACATTCAGCAACAAGGGGCGAAAGTTAACACGATCACCTTGAAGCCCTTAAGTTTTCAGAGTTTAAACCAACTGGTAGCGGATACGTTGAACTGTTCTAACCCGGCCGCCGAACCCCTAAGTTGGCTCATTCAACAAAAAACCCAGGGCAATCCCTTCTTTGTCACTCAATTTTTAAAAGCCCTTTATCACGATCACCTCGTTTATTTTGATCCAGAAAGCCATCACTGGCAATGTGATTTAACCCAAGTGCGTGGCCTTGCGCTAACGGATGATGTGGTGAGGTTTATGGCCGAGCAGTTGCAGAAGTTGCCGCCCAAGACCCAAGAAAGCCTAAAACTGGCGGCTTGTATGGGCAATCAGTTTGATTTAGAGACTTTGGCGATCGCCTCCGAACAATCGGAAACCGACGTAGCGGATCATCTCTGGCCGGCTTTACAACAAGGATTTGTCATTCCCCAGAGCCAAGTTTATAAATTCTACCTTGCCCAAGAAGAAGGAGAAATCGGGGGAGAAACTCGGCAAACCGTCCCCTACCGTTTTTTGCATGATCGCGTCCAACAAGCGGCCTATTCCCTGATTCCAGACTCTGAAAAGCAACGCTTTCACTACCATATTGGCCAATTGCTGTTAGCCCAAATTCCCCCCCACGAACGGGAAGAGCGGATTTTTGAACTGGTGAATCAGTTAAACTATGGCCTTGAGTTGATCAACACTCCCCAAGAAAAACAAGAACTCGCTCAACTGAACTGGATTGCTGGCCAAAAAGCTCGCAGTGCTACCGCTTATCAGGCCGGACGCACCTATGCAGAAGTCGGCTTATCTCTGTTGGGGGAACAGCCTTGGCAGGAGTATTATGAGCTTTGTTTAGTTTTCCACCATTTGGGGGCAGAACTCGCCTCTTTAGAGGGGGATTATGAGCAGATGGAGGGCTTGGTGCAAGCTATCCTGAATCACGCTCATAGCTTACTAGAAAAAGTTCCCGCCTACCACACTCGCATCCTAGCCCATGTCTACCGCAATCAACTGACGGAGGCCATTGAGGTGGCTCATCGTGTGTTAAATCAGTTAGGGGTTCATTTACCCCCATGCCCCAGCGCGGAAGACTTGCAAGGGTATATGGCAGAGATTCAGGGGTTAATGGGCGATCGCGACGTACTCGATTTAGTTCACCTACCCGTTCTGACCCAACGGGAAACCATCGCCGCCCTCCAAATTGGCAATAGTATCATCCCCGCCACCTATATTACCGGGTCGTCCCTTTTCCCCGCCCTGATTTGTTCGGCCGTGAAACTCTCCATCGAGTATGGTCATGGGGCGGCCTCTCCCTTTGGCTATGCCTGCTATGGGTTTCTGGTCTGTAATATCTTGCGGGATGTGGAAAACGGGGTGAAATTTGGTCAATTAGCCCTCAACGTGGCCAATCAACTGGACATTAAGGCCGTTAAACCGGAACCCTTAGCCACAACGGGCTTATTTATTCTCCATCGCCAGTTTCTCGCCCAAGACACCCTGAGCTTACCCAAAGAAGGCTATAAAATTGCCCTAGAGGTGGGGAACTTAGACTTTGCTGGACGAAGTGCCTATACCTTCTGTATTAATGCTTTTTGGGGAGGTCAACCTTTAACGACCTTGGCATCCGAAACCTATGGCTATTATCACGCCTTGAAGCAGTTACACCAACAGGCCACCGCCGATTATTGTTGGCTTTATTGGCGCTCCATTTTGAATTTAATGGAACAGAGGAAGTATCCCAGCATCTTAACGGAGAACGACGACCAACCGGAAACCCTCTTACCGAAACTGTTAGCCGCCCATGATTTATTCGGTTTATATTTCTTCTACCTTTATAAACTCATGCTGGCCTATTTGTTTGGGGATTTAGAGGCAGCCGAACGGTACAGCGTGGCGTTAAAAACCCACTTTATCGGCGGGGTGGGAACGATGGGGGAACCCGCCTTTTATTTCTATGATTCCCTCTTGGCCTTGGCACAATTTAACGGTTCTGTGGAACAACAAGCGCGATTATTGGAGCGCGTCGCCCAAAATCTAACCCACCTCAAAGACCACTGGGCGCACTATGCCCCCATGAACCATCAACATAAGGTAGACCTCATTGAGGCGGAGAAATACCGCGTCTTGGGGCAGCCAGCGGCCGCTCTAGAAGCTTATGATCGGGCGATTGCCGGAGCCAAAGCTCATGATTATGTACAGGAAGAAGCCATCGCTTATGAATGTGCCGCCCGCTTCTATCGCACTTGGGGGAAAGAAAAAATCGCCGCCGTTTATATGCAGGAGGCCTATTATAGTTATTCCCGCTGGGGCGCAAAAGCGAAAACCGAACAGCTAGAAGCTCGTTATCCTGACTTACTCCGCCCCATCCTCCAACCCA contains the following coding sequences:
- a CDS encoding trifunctional serine/threonine-protein kinase/ATP-binding protein/sensor histidine kinase encodes the protein MTVADQTVAGYRLIEQIYDGSRTAVYRAIPGLSGEILQGDSVIIKLLQQDYPSFNDLLQFRNQYTIAKNLNIPGIVHPYGLETYQHSYLLVMEDCGGVALRDYVRCERLSLPKVLNIAIQLAQILYDLHQANVIHKDIKPANILIQPNSEKIKLIDFSIASLLPKETQSLQNPTGLEGTLAYIAPEQTGRMNRGIDYRADFYALGVTLFELLAGELPFSSNEPLELVHCHIAKTPPTLSLEQAPEMVNAIVQKLMAKNAEDRYQSAWGLKHDLEMCLEQWLRKGKIEPFDLGERDQCDRFLIPEKLYGRAGEVQALLEAFERVTESGAEFVLVAGFSGIGKTAVVHEVHKPIARQRGYFIQGKFDQFNRNVPFCAFVQAFRDLVNQLLSESSLELQTWREQIQGSLGENAQAILEVLPELERIIGLQPPVPELSGTAAQTRFNLLFQGLIQVFATAKHPLVIFLDDLQWADSASLKLMELLMAEGESGHFLLIGAYRDNEVFQAHPLMLMLQDIQQQGAKVNTITLKPLSFQSLNQLVADTLNCSNPAAEPLSWLIQQKTQGNPFFVTQFLKALYHDHLVYFDPESHHWQCDLTQVRGLALTDDVVRFMAEQLQKLPPKTQESLKLAACMGNQFDLETLAIASEQSETDVADHLWPALQQGFVIPQSQVYKFYLAQEEGEIGGETRQTVPYRFLHDRVQQAAYSLIPDSEKQRFHYHIGQLLLAQIPPHEREERIFELVNQLNYGLELINTPQEKQELAQLNWIAGQKARSATAYQAGRTYAEVGLSLLGEQPWQEYYELCLVFHHLGAELASLEGDYEQMEGLVQAILNHAHSLLEKVPAYHTRILAHVYRNQLTEAIEVAHRVLNQLGVHLPPCPSAEDLQGYMAEIQGLMGDRDVLDLVHLPVLTQRETIAALQIGNSIIPATYITGSSLFPALICSAVKLSIEYGHGAASPFGYACYGFLVCNILRDVENGVKFGQLALNVANQLDIKAVKPEPLATTGLFILHRQFLAQDTLSLPKEGYKIALEVGNLDFAGRSAYTFCINAFWGGQPLTTLASETYGYYHALKQLHQQATADYCWLYWRSILNLMEQRKYPSILTENDDQPETLLPKLLAAHDLFGLYFFYLYKLMLAYLFGDLEAAERYSVALKTHFIGGVGTMGEPAFYFYDSLLALAQFNGSVEQQARLLERVAQNLTHLKDHWAHYAPMNHQHKVDLIEAEKYRVLGQPAAALEAYDRAIAGAKAHDYVQEEAIAYECAARFYRTWGKEKIAAVYMQEAYYSYSRWGAKAKTEQLEARYPDLLRPILQPKTPSFNALDTLATLSIGAFNPPASHSSSSSTINTVLDFVAILKAAQALSSTIKLEELLNQLSQIILHHSGGDRGLLLLNTPEIGWQLRAIATPEETHLCSLSLTDAAQMPLELIQYVQNTQSPVVIDDLKTELPIWGDYLLEQQPKSVLCLPLLNQTQLIGIVYLENRLASGVFSADHLLILNFLCTQAAISLENARLYQTTQNALNNLQAAQLQIIQSEKMASLGNLVAGVAHEINNPLGFLQGSIKNTKDYMQDVLEHLALYEQHHGDGGRVIAAHSQEIELDFIREDFPQLMQSMQGAMERIGSISNSLRTFSRGDTHEKISADLHEGLDSTLLILKYRLKANAKRPAIQVLRNYGDIPPVHCFLGQLNQVFMNLIANAIDALDEASVGRSFGYLETNPNQIRIQTQMQGEEVIITIGDNGLGMSPTTQAHIFDQGFTTKAVGKGTGLGLAIAQQIIVEKHGGSLDMTSGPGQGTIFIIRLPK